GTATTATGCAGCAGCTAGAGCCTTAGCAATAATTTTTTAACAACAGGTAGAAATACCGCAATTAATACAGTGTTCAAGGGGGCACATGGTCAACAACATTTAAATTAAACTGGTGTATAAATATCAAAGAATCACGGcggtctcgtggttatggcgctcgaaggtcgcaggatcgaatcctggacgcggcggctgcatttttgatggaggcgaaaatatatgaggcccgtatacttagatttaggtgcacgttaaagaaccccaggtggtcgaaatttctggagccctccacaatggcgtctctcatgatcatatcgtgttttggggacgttaaacaccagatattattattaaatgtcaAAGAATATTCATGAGCCAACATCGCCATGAATGTCATGATGAATACAGTGGATTGATGACTGGCGCTTCGGCGACACTGAAGGTTTAAGTAAAGACGCCTTCAGCCTGTGGCAAATATAGCGTTGATAGTCCTGTTaaaccttgggctgcatgcatcttggtaaaTCAATTATTGAAACGAGCTCTTGAAAGCAGTCGCATTAAAACAAGAAGCGTTACCCACTCTGTTCCAACGTATCGTTCTTATGAGGTTTTTCATCGGTGCTTATTATTCGACAAATAATCGAAAATTATGCGTATTTCCATTATGTTCAATTCGTTCAATTCGAtttgagtaccgaatcgaatagggcGCTattctattcgatattcgaaaatttcaaatGTTCGCACACGTTTAAACCATTGTATACCATATATACATGTTTATACCATTGTATACCATATATAGAAGTGACATACGGTGCATGTGCGTATGCCGTTAAGTCTATAGAGCAATCTGTCGTACATTTAAATCGTAACTAACTCTAATACGACATAAGTATTTTCAACCTAACCTAATACCATGTAACACAACATAAGAAATCCAACAACGTTAAGAACAAGTTTACATAAAGAAGTCTAAACTTTTGAATGTCGCCTTCAATTTTATAAGCACACTATAAGTCATaatgaaagaaagcaggaagACACAAATTGTTGTTCAGTGTTCCATTAAATGAAAAACATAAGAACGTTGGCAATCGATATTTCATTCGCATTTTGCGTCAAGGCTTCGGTGATCCATAATAAGCGGGACCTTGCTGCTTGTGTTTGGAGTATTCATCCGTCACCCAGGCCTCGCCGCTCGAGCCGAAACGCCTGATCATGTGGGCATCTCCGGGCCTCTTTCGAATTCCCGGCGATGAAATGGCGCCCCGCGGCGGTATGAAAATCGCCTTGTCGTGCGAGACTTCGTTCACGAACTGTCCCTCTGAGGGCGCTGCGTATCTGCACCAACGCGCCGCCTGGTGGCCGCGAGGAGGCGCCGGCGATACATAGGCACCGAGATGCTTGTGTCTGTCATCTCGGAGGCCAGGCGGCGACGAAATCGCCTTGTCGTGCCACTCTTCGTTCACGAATTGTCCCTCTGAGGACTCTGCCTGTATGCACCGACGCGCCGCCTGATGGCCGCGAGGAGGAGGCGGCTGCCAGACAGCGGGGCGCCGGGGGCTCACGTGACCGGACCTGACGTGTAGCGGAATTGACGAATACGACCCGTCGGAGGCGTCTGTTCCGGCGGCTTCGTGGGAACCGCGGACGACGTCCCGTGTGACGTCATCGCCTCTAGTCTGCTGGCTGTATAAGGCGCGTCTGCGGCGGTCTTCGGGTGACGGATAATATTCTGGCCGTCTGTTGGGAGATCCTGGCTGTTCGCTTCGACGCCTTTTCCTTCCACGCGGATGCGCCGGTGTTTTAGTGGCTGGTGACGTAACGGGTGCGAGGACACCAGCTTTTGGGGGACTGCGTGGCGCCGATGGGTTCGGGGAAAGCGAAGGCGGCTGCTTCGCTGGGGTACAAGCAGCAAGTGGCGACTTCTGAAACGTGCGACGGTTTGCATCCATAACGTCTTGCGTCTTGCTGCCTGCGACGCAGTGTCAAACCgtaaacaaagaaagacagaTTCAACACACATGTTGAAAGCAATGCGAGGATGAAGCACTCGTGAAGCACTCGTACAAATTCTACAAAACTGTCGTTGCAAATTCTCTTGGAGCTTAGGGAGGACATGACCCCTCTGGCAAATCGCCGAAACGCGAGCACACCTGCCATGCGACTAGCGTGACCAGGAAATATACAGGTTCCGCGATAAGTGAAGTTTTAATCTCACCATCTCCGTGGTCAGTCCCACTTAGTACAGTGCAAACTCGATGATTATTAGCCCACTTTCTGTGAAACGTTCGCAACATGCGCGCCTAACGCGGCGAAGCAATGAGTACAAGGCATCGCTTTAATCGTACTAGCGTGATCGAACTCGCAATATACTGATGTCATCTACATCGTCCAAAGCCTCGTATCTTCAATACAAGCTAACTAACAGATACAAGCTgaactgataaaaaaaaagaacgcctttCCTTGgcaaaacacgcagcacagtcacatcgaaacctggaagagcagcctttctaaagcccgttgtaaactctcttgggcaaCTGCtacacaagtacacttgcaaagtACCCGCTACGTCATAAATCAGTTTTAGCACCCACAATGCCATTactcctcattctgcggagaagcgaggtacccgctacacattttTAAAACATTATGTTGATGCTGTCGCTATGGCGATGAAGAATGACAGCTAAGCCCTTTGTAAAGAATCGAAAtctttaaaccacgcactcgttacgcaattcccATTGTGGGACACCTGgttcttattttgctcttctaccacgctataatgtattacatctgttaacgcgattgcTTGCAAAAGATGACGCatgcatagggtatttttgcgaaggacaTTCCAGAAAGGTGTGGCTCAGGGGTAGAATACTCGcccgccacgcagacggcccggtTTCAGGTCCCGCCAGATCCTGGTattcatttttctcatttcgcgcgagGACGGTTACGGgcagcggtggcggacaactacggcgccgaaatcggctgttgttgtgatctcatttAACAGACTTCGCGCTGTTAAATGACTACTAGGTAGCATAAGCGAAATCACGCGAATGAACCTTTGTAAAGAAATTGTTCCCTTGAAGACGTATTTTATTGCAATGCACAGttgtcagcaagcttaactcgaacgctccgcagcgtgtcctgaaactgtttgattgacgccagcgccgcgtagctttgggttctgttgccgagatgttacgAATGCATGCCGACATATTCATGcaagcataccgaggtattatctcggcaaAAGCGCCCAGCTCTTaacggctggcatcagtcaaaccactccaggccacgctgcggagcgttcgagttaagcttgctgacgactgtactgtACATGCACCAGTCTGTTGTTTTTTGACCACCTTGATTGCTGTGGCATGCCTGAGTTTTGTCATCGCGCGTGACACCATAACTTAAAGCCACCATGCAAAGCTAATTTTTATCTCACGTTAACATTAGAAGATGCGCAGAATAACGACAGTGTGAAACGACATAAAAACGGCATGTATAAGTAATTTCCTGCCACAGTAACAATGTCGAGGAACATTCATGTGGTGCGTTGTCTGCTATCTTAAAAACCAACTCGAGGCAAAGAgctaacccgccgcggtggtctagcggtaatggcactcgactgctgactcgacggtcgcgggatcgaatcccggccgcggtgtgggtgcatttcgattgaggcaaaatgcCGGAGGCcagtgcgcttagatttaggcgcgcgttaaagaaccccagctggatGAAATTTCGGGAGACCTCCAGTATGACACctatcataatgatatcgtggttttggcacgtaaaaccccaacaattatattattcaGGCAAGAGCTCACCGTAATGCTTCGGCTGCGGAGTGTTCTTGCGCCTGTCCAGCCGCTCGGCATTCTTTGCAGTTTTAGCCAGGAGCTCCTTGAACATAGTCTCTTGCTTAGGCGGTGCTACTACCTTGGCCTTGGACGCCGCCGCGACACGCTTTTCGGGGTAAGCGGACGACGTGGCTGCATAGGTTAGTTATGGACActtatttagatagatagatagatagatagatagatagatagatagatagatagatagatagatagatagataggatctATGTTTCGCATCAATTATACGCATGGTATTATAGCGACTGGTCTACATTGCGCTAGCGTGCTGAGTTTTGTGCGTGCGGCGATCAAGGGACTACATCCgactgaaagaaaaataaattcttTAATAATCCCGTCCAGTCTCTTTGTTGTCCTCCTTTCATCGTGTCTGTCACATTAGTGCCCGGTACACTGCATACCACTAATTATGTGCAATCACTCCGATTGAATAAAGAAAATCTCAGTGCTGAAACAAAAAACCAAAAGGttagtggaggtgctgggtatcgatcccagtacctctcgcatgctaagcgagcgctctaccatctgagctacacccccgacgaGGAGCCGCTGAAACGAAACACCGTTTTATCCGCAAGCAGGCCACACGAAT
The nucleotide sequence above comes from Rhipicephalus sanguineus isolate Rsan-2018 chromosome 8, BIME_Rsan_1.4, whole genome shotgun sequence. Encoded proteins:
- the LOC119403092 gene encoding serine/arginine repetitive matrix protein 1, with translation MLRASSLLLLLASVAFRSSRSTKLVAKRLQVHRVRLHDSLVMPCASKKGVRVTRAHWRGQAGGTAWRRQAQISVSTGNLRFPRVTAVVSGYYECTGYVRLPRREVLIKVRHEIQVFDRDRNETGCRVGYIVSDERCYVCRPGSFSPGGAFRNCMPCGFGTYTEKHGSPFCLWCPPGKSTYWQGSTSADDCEAATKEVHEKPASVPEEKQPLLAATTVASQQAVGIQTDEQCHVDTSHRAVQTETPEPKDTATSSAYPEKRVAAASKAKVVAPPKQETMFKELLAKTAKNAERLDRRKNTPQPKHYGSKTQDVMDANRRTFQKSPLAACTPAKQPPSLSPNPSAPRSPPKAGVLAPVTSPATKTPAHPRGRKRRRSEQPGSPNRRPEYYPSPEDRRRRALYSQQTRGDDVTRDVVRGSHEAAGTDASDGSYSSIPLHVRSGHVSPRRPAVWQPPPPRGHQAARRCIQAESSEGQFVNEEWHDKAISSPPGLRDDRHKHLGAYVSPAPPRGHQAARWCRYAAPSEGQFVNEVSHDKAIFIPPRGAISSPGIRKRPGDAHMIRRFGSSGEAWVTDEYSKHKQQGPAYYGSPKP